In one window of Bradyrhizobium diazoefficiens DNA:
- a CDS encoding 3'(2'),5'-bisphosphate nucleotidase CysQ — MQVRIIDGEAASRLMEPLTELVLQAGEAILAVNRAAMRVDGKQDGSPVTEADLAADRIIANGLARLAGDVPSLSEERCELASPPFRDSFFLIDPLDGTKEFVAGRDEFTVNLALVTQGVPLLGIVSAPALGLLWRGIVGRGAERVTFGGTTIGAAEPIRTRKLPRPGESWIAAVSRSHGDPKSEAFIDGRPNAIRKTCGSAVKFGRIAEGSADIYPRFGPTCEWDVGAGCAVVTAAGGRVTDGQGGELRFGERRDTGFIIPEFLAWGDPEAAGRY, encoded by the coding sequence ATGCAGGTGAGGATCATCGACGGCGAGGCCGCATCCCGGCTGATGGAGCCCCTGACTGAGCTGGTGCTGCAGGCGGGCGAGGCCATCCTTGCCGTCAACCGGGCGGCGATGCGGGTCGACGGCAAGCAAGACGGATCGCCGGTCACCGAAGCCGACCTCGCGGCCGACCGAATCATCGCAAACGGCCTCGCCCGGCTTGCAGGCGATGTGCCGTCACTCTCGGAAGAGCGCTGTGAGCTCGCCTCGCCGCCGTTTCGCGACAGTTTCTTCCTGATCGACCCGCTCGACGGCACCAAGGAGTTCGTCGCCGGCCGCGACGAGTTCACCGTCAACCTCGCCCTGGTGACGCAGGGTGTGCCGCTGCTCGGCATTGTCAGCGCGCCCGCGCTCGGGCTGCTCTGGCGCGGCATCGTCGGACGCGGCGCCGAACGTGTGACGTTTGGCGGCACGACCATCGGCGCCGCCGAGCCAATTCGGACCCGAAAGCTCCCCCGGCCCGGCGAATCCTGGATCGCGGCGGTGAGTCGCTCGCATGGCGACCCCAAAAGCGAAGCATTCATCGACGGTCGGCCCAACGCCATCAGGAAGACCTGCGGTTCCGCCGTGAAGTTTGGTCGGATCGCCGAGGGCAGCGCCGACATCTATCCCCGCTTCGGACCGACCTGCGAATGGGACGTCGGAGCGGGCTGCGCGGTCGTGACCGCGGCCGGCGGCAGAGTGACCGACGGTCAGGGCGGCGAACTCCGCTTCGGCGAGCGGCGCGACACGGGCTTCATTATCCCGGAGTTCCTCGCCTGGGGTGATCCAGAGGCGGCAGGCCGCTACTGA
- a CDS encoding YHS domain-containing (seleno)protein, whose protein sequence is MRPGIALIGRRVCLLAGIWLACSGLPAQAATTERIVVNRFSGVAIEGFDPVAYFVDGGPMPGTAEFEANLWGAVWRFRNEGNRASFLAHPEIYGPQFGGYDPADIARGVTIAGNPRFFTISAQRLYLFSRETNRDAFAANPERFLFEAGKRWPALEEQLSQ, encoded by the coding sequence TTGCGCCCCGGAATTGCCTTGATCGGCCGCCGGGTCTGCCTGCTGGCGGGCATTTGGCTCGCGTGCTCTGGGTTGCCGGCACAGGCGGCCACCACCGAGCGGATCGTCGTCAATCGCTTTTCGGGCGTCGCCATTGAAGGCTTCGACCCCGTGGCCTATTTCGTCGATGGCGGCCCCATGCCGGGGACGGCGGAGTTCGAGGCCAACCTCTGGGGCGCAGTCTGGCGCTTCCGCAACGAGGGCAACCGGGCCTCCTTCCTGGCCCATCCCGAAATCTACGGTCCGCAATTCGGCGGCTACGACCCGGCCGATATCGCCCGCGGCGTCACCATCGCCGGCAATCCTCGTTTCTTCACGATCTCGGCACAGCGGCTCTACCTGTTCAGCCGGGAAACGAACCGCGACGCCTTCGCTGCCAATCCAGAGCGTTTCCTCTTTGAGGCGGGCAAGCGTTGGCCCGCGCTTGAGGAACAGCTCAGTCAGTAG
- a CDS encoding DUF1134 domain-containing protein, translating to MTFASRLAAVALVALAGWIAPASAQTAAPPPDLPPPQRTPSPNTYGPDELVGAGHRFFGNVSRGLASIIEKAVSQWGLPNGYILGEEGSGAFVAGLRYGEGTLYTKNAGDLRVYWQGPSLGFDWGGDGARTMTLVYNLPATNAIYQRFAGIDGSAYIIGGFGMTALTSNNIVLVPIRSGLGLRLGANIGYLKYTPRATWNPF from the coding sequence ATGACTTTCGCATCACGCCTTGCCGCAGTGGCGCTTGTGGCGCTGGCTGGCTGGATCGCGCCGGCCTCCGCCCAGACGGCCGCGCCGCCGCCGGACCTGCCGCCGCCACAGCGGACCCCGTCGCCCAACACCTATGGGCCGGACGAGCTCGTGGGCGCTGGCCACCGCTTCTTCGGCAACGTCTCGCGCGGGCTCGCCTCGATCATCGAGAAGGCCGTCAGCCAATGGGGCCTGCCGAATGGCTATATCCTGGGCGAGGAAGGTTCCGGCGCTTTCGTTGCTGGCCTGCGCTATGGCGAAGGCACGCTCTACACCAAGAACGCCGGCGACCTCCGCGTCTACTGGCAGGGTCCTTCGCTCGGCTTCGACTGGGGCGGCGACGGCGCGCGCACCATGACGCTGGTCTATAACCTGCCCGCCACCAATGCGATCTACCAGCGCTTCGCCGGCATCGACGGCTCGGCCTACATCATCGGCGGCTTCGGCATGACGGCGCTCACGTCCAACAACATCGTGCTGGTGCCGATCCGCTCCGGCCTCGGCCTGCGGCTGGGAGCCAATATCGGCTACCTCAAATACACGCCGCGCGCGACCTGGAACCCATTCTAG
- a CDS encoding IS630 family transposase (programmed frameshift) — protein MGKPYSLDLRKRVVAAIEGGMSRNQAAKRFGVAISTAIGWMKRVEKTGSVEPGQMGGHKPKAVSGDHAVWLSQRIKAGDFTIRGLVAELAGRGLKVDYHSVWDFVHAEKLSFKKSVAAGERDRPEVARRRAQWTKYQDRVEAERLVFIDETWTRTDMAPLRGWAPRGDRLHAKVPHGRWKTMTFLAALRHDRIDAPWFIEGPIDGASFRTYVEKVLLPVLRPGDIVVLDNLGSHRSKAVRQLIRSVGAKLFFLPKYSPDLNPIEQVFAKLKHLLRKAAARTVDAVCAAIGHALDAFTPVECANYLKNSGYRT, from the exons ATGGGCAAGCCTTATTCTCTGGATCTTCGCAAGCGTGTCGTGGCCGCTATTGAGGGCGGGATGTCCCGCAATCAAGCCGCCAAGCGGTTCGGAGTGGCAATCAGCACGGCAATTGGCTGGATGAAGCGGGTCGAGAAGACCGGCAGCGTCGAGCCTGGCCAGATGGGCGGTCACAAGCCGAAGGCGGTTTCGGGAGACCACGCCGTCTGGCTATCGCAACGGATCAAGGCCGGCGATTTCACCATACGCGGGCTCGTTGCCGAGCTTGCCGGACGCGGCCTGAAGGTCGATTACCACTCGGTGTGGGACTTCGTGCATGCCGAGAAGCTCAGCTTC AAAAAAAGCGTGGCGGCTGGCGAACGCGATCGACCCGAGGTCGCGCGGCGGCGAGCCCAGTGGACAAAGTATCAAGATCGCGTCGAAGCTGAGCGCCTGGTCTTCATCGACGAGACCTGGACCAGGACCGATATGGCGCCCTTGCGGGGATGGGCGCCGCGCGGAGACAGACTTCACGCCAAAGTGCCCCACGGCCGCTGGAAGACCATGACCTTCCTGGCGGCTCTGCGGCATGATCGGATCGATGCGCCATGGTTCATCGAGGGGCCGATCGATGGCGCGAGCTTTCGTACCTATGTCGAAAAGGTTCTACTGCCCGTCCTTCGGCCCGGCGATATCGTCGTCTTGGACAACCTCGGCAGCCACAGGAGCAAAGCAGTTCGCCAGCTCATCCGTTCGGTCGGCGCCAAACTGTTCTTCCTGCCAAAATACTCGCCCGACTTGAACCCGATCGAACAGGTCTTTGCCAAGCTCAAGCACCTGCTTCGCAAAGCTGCCGCGCGAACTGTCGATGCGGTCTGCGCTGCAATCGGCCACGCACTCGATGCCTTCACACCCGTGGAATGCGCCAACTACCTCAAAAATTCAGGATATCGAACTTAA
- a CDS encoding S8 family peptidase: MARPPRNRPHLHLEGGGEAEPYTSPRIVIAGLPPARVRARHARKLGHAIGAAVEQARLKLGARDQTVAEGEKGFYLEFEIPAAERDAVEGLENKPAKIELVAVKPAADNQEMVSATVFVPERSADFFAKKVEAYRDENTKSGKPRNERLVARIEDVRLGAVRSLFTDDRALFPTAGRQAWWEVWVRDGRLETLRHVAQRLNVTLKEHAISFPERDVVLALANEEAMARLVDNSDAVAELRIAKDTPTLFLEMRPVEQADWAGNLVDRVNAPDALAPAICLLDSGATRMHPLIEPGLDAVDQHSYDNGWGVGDSSYWNGHGTSMSGVALYGDLEAALSHGGQVDVRHRLETVKILPPTGQNDPELYGAITEVGINKVEAQAPRRRRVFCMAVTSEVGLGRGRPSSWSAAIDQLCYGGGDRRRLMVLAAGNLRGEIAAPDYPDRNDLEEVESPAQAWNPLVVGAFTDKIGIFHPDFNGWQPVAPAGELSPASRTSGIWDRQWPIRPDVVFEGGNFAHDGVNPASAIDDLQLITTHYRPQMRLFETFGDTSAAAALGSHLCAGVLVARPQLWSETVRALAVHSAEWTPAMRARIEGAAQAQKAAMLRRYGWGVPDIGRAVMSATDDATLMVEDALLPFRKDGSAIKTRSMNLHRLPWPRDELLALGEQDVELRVTLSYFVEPNPGERGWTRRHRYSSHSLRFAVKRSLESLRQFRQRINKAAEAEEEGQAGAAAGGDNWVLGTTRDKGSIHSDIWRGSAAELAERDAIGVFPVSGWWKEKPALQRWDRSARYALVVSVRAPGANIDIYTPIANMLEIPIPAS, from the coding sequence ATGGCACGACCGCCGCGCAATCGGCCGCATCTTCACCTTGAGGGTGGCGGTGAAGCAGAGCCGTACACGTCGCCTCGCATCGTCATCGCGGGGCTGCCGCCTGCCAGGGTAAGAGCGCGGCACGCACGGAAACTCGGCCACGCGATCGGCGCCGCCGTGGAGCAGGCTCGGCTGAAGCTTGGAGCCCGCGACCAGACGGTCGCTGAAGGCGAGAAGGGGTTCTATCTCGAATTCGAAATCCCGGCGGCGGAGCGGGACGCTGTGGAAGGTCTTGAGAATAAGCCCGCCAAAATTGAGCTCGTTGCCGTTAAGCCTGCCGCCGACAATCAGGAAATGGTTTCGGCCACTGTGTTCGTACCTGAGCGCTCAGCCGATTTCTTTGCCAAAAAGGTTGAGGCCTATCGCGACGAGAACACGAAGTCGGGAAAGCCCAGGAACGAGCGCTTGGTCGCTCGAATCGAGGATGTTCGCCTTGGAGCTGTTCGTTCGCTCTTCACGGACGACAGGGCGCTTTTTCCGACGGCAGGTCGTCAGGCATGGTGGGAGGTATGGGTTCGCGACGGCCGCCTGGAGACCCTTCGGCATGTCGCACAACGCCTCAATGTAACCCTGAAGGAACATGCCATCAGCTTCCCCGAGCGCGACGTGGTCCTGGCGCTCGCCAACGAGGAAGCGATGGCAAGGCTCGTCGACAATAGCGACGCCGTAGCCGAACTGCGCATCGCCAAGGACACGCCGACGCTTTTTCTTGAAATGCGGCCGGTCGAACAAGCAGACTGGGCGGGCAATCTCGTCGATCGTGTTAACGCACCTGATGCGCTGGCGCCAGCCATCTGTCTTCTCGACAGCGGGGCGACCCGGATGCATCCGTTGATCGAGCCGGGCTTGGATGCCGTCGACCAGCACAGCTATGACAATGGCTGGGGCGTAGGCGATAGCTCTTACTGGAATGGTCATGGCACGTCGATGTCAGGCGTCGCGCTCTATGGCGATCTTGAAGCGGCGCTTAGCCATGGCGGTCAAGTTGACGTGCGCCATCGATTGGAGACGGTAAAAATCCTGCCACCAACTGGCCAGAACGATCCCGAACTTTATGGAGCAATCACAGAAGTCGGTATCAACAAGGTTGAGGCACAGGCTCCGCGTCGTCGGCGGGTCTTCTGCATGGCGGTGACGAGCGAAGTCGGTCTTGGTCGAGGTCGCCCTTCTTCGTGGTCGGCGGCCATCGACCAGCTTTGCTATGGCGGTGGCGACCGTCGACGCCTCATGGTGCTCGCTGCCGGGAATCTGCGAGGTGAGATTGCGGCTCCGGACTACCCGGACCGTAACGACCTTGAAGAGGTCGAGAGCCCCGCTCAGGCGTGGAATCCGCTAGTTGTCGGAGCATTCACCGACAAGATCGGCATCTTTCATCCCGACTTCAATGGCTGGCAGCCCGTGGCGCCCGCCGGTGAATTGTCTCCGGCGAGCCGAACGTCGGGCATTTGGGATCGTCAGTGGCCGATCCGACCGGACGTCGTGTTCGAAGGTGGCAACTTTGCCCATGACGGTGTCAATCCGGCGTCCGCAATCGATGATCTTCAGCTCATAACAACGCACTATCGTCCGCAAATGCGTCTCTTCGAGACGTTTGGCGATACCAGCGCGGCCGCAGCATTAGGCTCGCATCTTTGCGCCGGCGTTTTGGTTGCCCGGCCCCAGCTTTGGTCAGAAACCGTGCGAGCTCTCGCGGTGCATTCGGCCGAATGGACGCCGGCGATGCGTGCACGGATCGAGGGGGCTGCGCAGGCACAGAAAGCAGCCATGCTTCGCCGATACGGATGGGGCGTACCTGATATCGGTCGTGCAGTGATGAGCGCAACCGACGATGCCACCCTGATGGTCGAAGATGCGCTTCTTCCGTTCCGGAAGGATGGCTCGGCGATTAAGACCCGCAGCATGAACCTGCACCGCTTGCCATGGCCCCGAGACGAACTGCTCGCGTTGGGTGAGCAGGATGTGGAGTTGCGGGTAACCTTATCCTATTTCGTCGAGCCTAACCCCGGTGAGCGGGGGTGGACGAGACGGCACCGCTATTCGTCACATTCGCTCCGGTTTGCGGTAAAGCGGTCATTGGAGAGCCTCCGGCAATTTCGCCAACGTATCAACAAGGCTGCGGAGGCGGAAGAGGAAGGGCAGGCTGGAGCCGCGGCAGGTGGCGACAATTGGGTGCTCGGTACGACTCGCGATAAGGGGTCGATCCACTCGGATATTTGGCGCGGAAGTGCGGCAGAACTAGCTGAGCGTGATGCGATCGGGGTGTTTCCCGTCAGTGGCTGGTGGAAGGAAAAGCCTGCGCTTCAGCGTTGGGATCGCTCGGCGCGTTATGCGCTGGTCGTCTCCGTGAGAGCTCCGGGAGCAAACATCGACATCTACACGCCGATCGCCAACATGCTGGAGATTCCAATACCTGCTTCATAA
- a CDS encoding AAA family ATPase — protein MSTARHIVALLRSHIDGDDNRFLSVATQLAAHEGRQGHGKLAQELRELIDAAKGKTAHVGRRGAGPVPLAQPKGELSSLLSARYSDIRLNSMVLGPELKERLTRVLTEQRQQQRLRARGLTPRRKLLLIGPPGSGKTMTASALAGELKLPLFTVLYDGLIGKLMGETATRLRLVFDAVAVQRGVYFFDEFDAIGSQRSHTNDVGEIRRVLNSFLQFLENDDGPSLVVAGTNHPELLDKAVFRRFDDVIVYGLPDREIARGILESHLTGFDLSDIDWSSLLEATVGLSQAEVSRAADEAAKIAVLEDRSEIRTPTLLSTLAERRAATS, from the coding sequence ATGTCGACCGCTCGCCACATCGTCGCGTTGCTGCGGAGCCATATCGACGGAGATGACAACCGCTTCCTCTCCGTGGCGACGCAGCTTGCTGCGCACGAGGGGAGGCAAGGACACGGCAAACTCGCCCAGGAACTGCGCGAGCTGATCGACGCGGCAAAGGGCAAGACCGCGCATGTCGGCCGGCGCGGCGCCGGTCCCGTTCCTCTGGCGCAGCCAAAAGGCGAACTGAGCAGCCTGCTTTCAGCGCGATATTCAGATATTCGCCTCAACAGCATGGTGTTGGGGCCGGAACTGAAAGAGCGCTTGACGCGCGTTTTGACCGAACAGCGCCAACAGCAGCGCCTGCGCGCCCGCGGCCTGACGCCTCGACGGAAGTTGCTGTTAATTGGACCTCCGGGTTCAGGCAAGACTATGACGGCGTCCGCTCTTGCCGGCGAGTTGAAGCTACCGCTATTCACAGTTCTCTATGACGGCTTGATCGGCAAGCTCATGGGCGAAACGGCGACGCGCCTTCGCTTGGTGTTTGATGCTGTCGCGGTTCAGCGCGGCGTATACTTTTTTGACGAGTTCGATGCGATAGGCTCCCAACGATCGCACACGAACGATGTCGGCGAGATCCGGCGCGTGCTCAATTCATTTCTCCAGTTTTTGGAAAACGATGACGGCCCGAGCCTGGTCGTTGCTGGGACCAACCACCCGGAGCTGCTGGACAAAGCTGTTTTCCGGCGTTTCGATGACGTCATTGTTTATGGATTGCCGGACCGGGAGATCGCTCGCGGCATATTAGAATCGCATCTGACGGGATTTGACCTCTCGGACATCGATTGGTCATCGCTTTTAGAAGCCACTGTGGGTTTGAGCCAGGCGGAAGTATCACGGGCTGCCGACGAGGCGGCGAAGATCGCAGTACTCGAGGACAGAAGCGAGATCAGGACGCCAACGCTGCTCTCGACATTGGCGGAACGCAGAGCCGCCACGAGTTGA
- a CDS encoding DUF4238 domain-containing protein, giving the protein MKKRRQHHVWQRYLKPWTVDDQLYCLRDGAIFVTGTNSVGVDRDFYKLHKLTDDDLALIKMLVIDAGHPLAKRHHEDLLVHLVGPARFVEQNRHQLGNLEKIEELLDIHQTNALEDYHAMTENRFLPILDMILAGDLSFYEHAEQCITFLHFVCMQTMRTKGVKERTIDRVKFHDQKDLTRIWGIMSLMFAFNIAMSLFRERKQRKLVLLDNSTDTQFITGDQPIMNLRGDGLRPPTELCFYYPVSPRSALLLAEANKQPAFSSASLTAAQVGELNQEMRRACHSQLFGQTRDSLLLVTG; this is encoded by the coding sequence ATGAAGAAGCGGCGACAGCACCACGTCTGGCAGCGTTATCTGAAGCCGTGGACGGTTGACGACCAACTCTATTGCTTGAGGGACGGCGCGATATTTGTCACTGGCACGAACAGCGTCGGTGTCGATCGCGATTTTTACAAGTTGCATAAGCTGACCGACGACGACCTCGCCTTGATCAAGATGCTGGTGATTGATGCGGGGCATCCTCTCGCGAAGCGCCATCACGAGGATCTGCTGGTGCACCTTGTAGGGCCTGCTCGCTTTGTTGAGCAGAACCGGCATCAGTTGGGCAACCTCGAGAAGATCGAGGAATTGCTTGATATTCACCAGACGAATGCCTTGGAGGACTATCACGCAATGACCGAAAATCGGTTCTTGCCGATCCTCGACATGATACTCGCGGGCGACCTCTCGTTCTACGAACACGCTGAGCAATGCATCACGTTTCTTCATTTCGTCTGCATGCAGACCATGCGGACAAAAGGCGTGAAGGAAAGGACCATCGACCGAGTTAAATTTCACGATCAGAAGGATCTCACGCGGATATGGGGCATCATGAGCCTCATGTTTGCGTTCAATATCGCGATGAGCCTCTTTCGCGAGCGCAAGCAGCGAAAGTTGGTCCTGCTCGATAATAGTACGGACACGCAGTTTATCACGGGGGATCAGCCAATCATGAACTTGCGCGGCGATGGTCTGCGGCCTCCAACCGAACTCTGTTTCTACTACCCGGTTTCTCCTCGCTCAGCCCTTCTGTTAGCGGAAGCCAATAAGCAGCCCGCCTTCTCGTCCGCCAGCCTGACTGCGGCGCAGGTCGGAGAATTGAATCAGGAGATGCGTCGAGCCTGTCACAGTCAACTCTTTGGACAGACCAGGGACTCGTTGCTTCTTGTGACGGGCTGA
- a CDS encoding GIY-YIG nuclease family protein translates to MIDEEEAVQALANTLEHLGAPFSLPEDWIILCDNDDLRHMPRTTAKRLLAKAKKEAARRWLWNRFAPGEMDLELWEDCENCDGTDEFDDRRLKQRAVNSIDDVVSSVRSTREAHANIPSDFGQPAAHEKTVAARVAFGYPRERPDHTDCFDEDVRRQCRRIINEIYSATEKAFGPVVYLISTENSEFVKIGFTTSLDGRLRSLRTASHVEPTIHLTIPGTPSLERELHARFEKARANREWFRLTDEIKAFIATEKAG, encoded by the coding sequence ATGATCGACGAAGAGGAAGCGGTTCAGGCACTGGCCAACACGCTGGAACACCTCGGCGCCCCTTTTTCATTGCCGGAGGATTGGATCATCCTCTGTGACAATGACGACCTACGGCACATGCCGCGGACAACGGCGAAGCGGTTGCTCGCGAAAGCAAAAAAGGAAGCGGCGCGTCGCTGGCTATGGAATCGTTTTGCCCCTGGAGAAATGGACCTCGAGCTCTGGGAAGACTGCGAAAACTGCGACGGCACGGATGAGTTTGACGATAGGCGGCTAAAGCAGCGCGCGGTCAATTCGATTGATGATGTCGTGTCCTCGGTCAGATCGACACGCGAGGCGCACGCAAATATTCCGAGCGACTTTGGACAACCGGCGGCTCATGAGAAAACGGTAGCCGCTCGCGTGGCGTTCGGTTACCCAAGGGAACGGCCGGACCACACCGATTGCTTCGATGAAGATGTGCGTCGCCAATGCCGGCGCATTATCAATGAGATTTACAGCGCCACGGAGAAGGCCTTTGGGCCGGTGGTCTATCTGATCAGCACGGAGAATTCGGAATTCGTGAAGATTGGATTTACGACCTCCCTAGACGGCAGACTAAGGTCGTTGCGCACGGCCTCGCATGTGGAGCCCACAATTCACCTGACGATTCCGGGCACACCATCACTGGAACGCGAACTTCACGCGCGGTTCGAGAAAGCACGAGCCAATCGCGAATGGTTTCGGCTGACGGACGAGATCAAGGCATTCATCGCCACGGAGAAAGCCGGCTGA